A window of Halovivax gelatinilyticus genomic DNA:
GGGACCGCTGAACGTCTCGTCTACCGTTTCGCTGCCGCCGGGCAGAAATCCAAACGTCGGTCCAGTCGAACCGACGATGGCTCGCGGCGATCGCGACGGCGGAACGTCCTCGTAGCGCTCGTCGAGGACGGTCTCGCCGTCGTGAGTGAGCGTCAGGTCGATCGTCCGCTCGTGTTCGAACGTGGAGTTGACCAGTCTGACGAACGCCAGCGGAAGGGCTCGATCGTCCTCGGAGAGACAGCCGGCGAGACCGCCGACGGCGGCGACCGGGACCGTCGCGAGCAAGCGACGGCGAGACGGGGTCGTGGCGGGCATCGACACGAACACTCTCGTGTCAGCCAATAACGATTGGGGTGACGCCTACCCGGACGAATTATTTTGGGCGTCGGCGTGGTACCTCGATCCGTGAACCGACGGACGCTGCTGGTCGCAGCCGGCGGTGCGCTCTCGACGGCCGTCGCCGGCTGTACGAGTCGCTTCCAGGACGACGACCCGTTCGACGTCGAGGAACTCACCGACGCGGTGAGCCACCCGTGGGGACTCGCGTTCGTCCCGGAGACGGAACGACTGCTCGTCACGGAACTCGACGGCCGGCTCGTTCTCGTCGACCGCGAGGACGGCGCGGTCGAACCCGTCGACGGCACGCCCGCGGTCCACGCCGCCGGACAGGGCGGCCTGCTCGACGTCGCGCTCTCGCCAGACTTCGGGGACGACCCGTGGGTCTACCTGACCTACGCAGCCGCGAACGACGACGGCCAGTCGGCCACGCACGTCGGACGCGGCCGGCTCGAATTCGGCGGCGAGGCGGAACTCGCCGAATTCGAGGCCCTGTTCGTCGTCGAGCCGTTCGTCGACTCGACGGCTCACTACGGCTCGCGCGTCGGGTTCGGCCCGGACGGGGCGCTCTACGTGACGACCGGCGATCGCGGCTCGAAGGAATTCGGGCCGGACCACGTCTCGCAGGACGCAGAAAACGCGATCGGTGCGACACTCCGGCTCGAACCGGACGGCTCGATTCCCGAGGACAACCCGTTCGTCGACGAGCCCAACGTCGCGGACGCGATCTACAGCTACGGCCACCGAAACGTCCAGGGAATGGCCGTCCACCCCGAGACGGACGAGATCTGGCTGTCCGAACACGGCGAGGAGGACGGCGACGCCCTCCACGTGCTCGAGGCGGGCGAAAACTACGGCTGGCCGATCGCTCACACCGGCTGCGAGTACGGAACCGAGACCCCCGTCGGTGACGACCCGCACGAGCGCGACGACGTGGTCGATCCGGTCTACGCCTGGGCGTGTACGAGCGGCGGCTTCCCGCCCGCCGGAATGACGTTCTACGACGACGAGGCGTTTCCCGACTGGCGCGGCGACCTCTTCGTCGGCAATCTGGCGGGCGAGTACCTCGGTCGATTCGCGGTCGACGGAACCGACGTCGAAGAAGCCGACCCGCTGCTTTCGGACCGCGGGTGGCGCGTTCGAGACGTCGCGGTCGCCCCCGACACCGGATATCTTTACGTGCTCGTCGACGGAGCGGACGGCCCGGTCGTCCGTTTGAGTCCCGAGTAACGACGGGATCGCAACGCCCAGGTACGACGATACACTGTCCAATTTGCTCCTGGAATATCATCCTCATTGCTACCACCAGAAACTATGTATGGCGATTGCGACAATCACGAACGTCGATGGATCCGTTCACGCTTGGTCGGGCGCACGGGCGCAATCATCGTTCGTTTGTCCTCCTATTCGTGATTATTGTGAGCGCCATCATCTGGGCGACGCTGGTTCCGGGTGCCGCGCTTGTGATGGACGAGTACTGGGGAGTCGTGGTGTGGACATCCGTTTCCGTGATCGGCTGTTCCGGCTTCGGCTGTCAGTTCTGGTTTCTGCTCGTTCACCTCGTCTACGCACTACTCGTCGCCGTTGGGACGGTGGCAGTGGCCACCAGAATACATGATCGATGAGATCACTAGGAAACCAGATTCGGAGTACGCTCGTGCTCACCGCAGTAGACCACACACAGACCAATCCAGCCAGTATCTTCACGGTCGGCAGCCGCCGACGACGGTGTGAACGCCCACCTGCCGAACACCTCATCGGATCAACGTCACGCGGACCGGCGATCGAAACGCCACCACCTCGGTGACGCTCCCGAGCGCGATCTCGGAGTCGTCCGCCCGGCCGTGACTGCCCACTATCACGTGATCGACGTCGTTGTCTCGCACATAGTCGACGATGGCCCGGGCGGGTTCGTTGATCGCGACGGCGGTCGTCAGGTCGCGGTCGTGCTCGTCGGCGATCGCCCGCGCCTCGTCAAGAATCTCCTCCGCGTGCTCGTCGGCGCGATCGTACCACTCGCTTGAGCCGTGTGGCGGCTCTCTGGTAATCTCGACGTCCGACGCGTAGCCGTAGGCCGGATCGGTCGGATCGATGACGTGGAGGACGGTGATCTCGGCGTCCGGATGCTCCGTCAGCGCCACCTCGAGCGCCCGTTTCGAGAGCGGGGCCCCATCCATCGGAACGAGTAGGTTCGTGCTCACCTCGAAACGTACGACTTCGACCGGTAAAGTACGTCCATTCGCCGGCATCCGAGATAGTCACCTGAAACTGAAGAAGTATCGACCGACCCGCCACGTCGATCGCGCGGCGGTCAGTGTCACAATCCAGCGACCGGGACAGCGGTTCGCGCGGCTCGAGGCGACCCCATATTTCACCCGTGCGACGTTCGACCGTGACGACCCGGCGCCGTCAGCGCGCCCGCAACCGGGTATCGAGACGATCGTGCGTACACCACTGATTTGTACCACCAGATCATACGGACAACTATGACCAGACCAACGCCAGTCAGCCCGCCGGTCGCCCTCTCGATCGCGGGCAGCGACTCCGGTGGCGGGGCCGGGATCCAGGCCGACCTGGGGTCGTTCGCCGCCCACGGCGTCTTCGGGACGACCGCGATCACCGCCGTCACCGCCCAGCACACGCGGGGAGTCGAATCGTCGTTCGTCCTGCCCACCGACGAGGTCGCCGCCCAGATCGACGCCGTCGTCTCCGACTTCGAGGTCGGCGCGGCCAAAACGGGGATGCTCGCGACGGCCGAACTCGTCTCGCTCGTCGCGGCGCGTGCGGCCGACGCGTCGTTCCCGCTGGTCGTCGATCCGGTGATGGTCGCAACCTCGGGCGATCGGTTGCTCGACCGCGTTGCGGAGGAAGCGTACGAGGCCGTGATCGCCGAGGCCGCGGTCGTCACGCCGAACGCCGACGAAGCCGAGGTCCTGACCGGAATCGAGATCGGAGACGTCGACGCCGCCCGCGAGGCGGGCCGGACGCTGCTCGATATGGGCGCCGACGCGGCGCTCGTCAAGGGCGGACACGTCCC
This region includes:
- a CDS encoding PQQ-dependent sugar dehydrogenase codes for the protein MNRRTLLVAAGGALSTAVAGCTSRFQDDDPFDVEELTDAVSHPWGLAFVPETERLLVTELDGRLVLVDREDGAVEPVDGTPAVHAAGQGGLLDVALSPDFGDDPWVYLTYAAANDDGQSATHVGRGRLEFGGEAELAEFEALFVVEPFVDSTAHYGSRVGFGPDGALYVTTGDRGSKEFGPDHVSQDAENAIGATLRLEPDGSIPEDNPFVDEPNVADAIYSYGHRNVQGMAVHPETDEIWLSEHGEEDGDALHVLEAGENYGWPIAHTGCEYGTETPVGDDPHERDDVVDPVYAWACTSGGFPPAGMTFYDDEAFPDWRGDLFVGNLAGEYLGRFAVDGTDVEEADPLLSDRGWRVRDVAVAPDTGYLYVLVDGADGPVVRLSPE
- a CDS encoding universal stress protein, which gives rise to MSTNLLVPMDGAPLSKRALEVALTEHPDAEITVLHVIDPTDPAYGYASDVEITREPPHGSSEWYDRADEHAEEILDEARAIADEHDRDLTTAVAINEPARAIVDYVRDNDVDHVIVGSHGRADDSEIALGSVTEVVAFRSPVRVTLIR